From the Polaribacter huanghezhanensis genome, the window AACCTGTTTATAAACATAAGGTTTTAGTCAAAAAAAAGCTTCACATTTCTGTAAAGCCTTCTTTATCAATTACTTTATTGATCGCAAATACAATTTCTCCACTTTATCTCTAGCCCAAGGCGTTCTTCTTAAAAACTTTAAACTCGATTTCATTGTTGGATTGTTTCGAAAACAATTTACATTAATCATTTCTCCCATTTCCTCCCAACCATATTTGGCATGTAAATGTTCTAAAATATCGGCAAGTTTTATTCCGTGTAACGGATTATTGGGTTGAGGTTCAATCATCTTATTTTTTATCTAAATCTGGTAACGTATAGGTTTCAAAAATACTTTTTTGTTGCATCATTTTTTCAATTTCATCCGATTTTCTTGGCGCATCAGCAGATAAGATAATTGGGCCATTTTTGGTAATTAAAATATCATCTTCTATACGAACTCCAATTCCCCACCACTTTTTATCACATTTACTTCCTTCTGGAATGTAAATTCCTGGCTCCATCGTTAACACCATGTCTTCTGCAAAAGTAGTATAATTACCAGGATCATGTACATCTAAACCAATATGATGCGAGGTTCCGTGTGGAAAATATGGGTGTTTTTCATCTACAGATTTTATAATCCCTAATTTGTACAATCCTTCGTTAATAATTTTACGTGCCGTTAGTCCTGGCGTACTAATCTTACCTTCTATTATATATTGTGCAATTCCAGCTTCTTGCGCTTCATACACCAAGTCATAAATTAATTTTTGCTCTTTAGAGAATTTTCCGTTAGCAGGAATTGTACGAGTAACATCCGCTGTATAACCACGATATTCTGCGCCTAAGTCCATTAAAACTAAATCATTCTTTAAGCTCATTTTATTATTCTCTTGATAATGTAAAATACAACCATTATTACCCGCTCCTACGATTGATGGATACCCTTCATATTCTGCGCCATATTTTTTATACACAAATTCGTGAATTCCTTGCACTTCTGTTTCAGACATTTTAGGATGCATCGCTTTCATAATTTCTACTTGTCCCATAGCAGATATACGAACAGCTTTTTTAAGCAACACCAATTCTTCTTTGGTTTTTACTTCACGTAACGTAGCCATTAACCCCTTTACAGCTGTTACATCAATGTTTGTAGCTAGTTTGATGTTTTTATCAGAAGCCGGAATTTTATCTGATGATGTTTGATATGATATTTTTGTTTTAAATGTCAGGATTAAATCATACAAGTCAGCATCAGTTCGTTTGTCATCTCTAACATCATTTTTAAAATCTTCAAAAATTACTTTATCAAATTTTGAGAAATCTACCGAAATAGTTGCAAAATCTTTTCCATAAAAAACATTTTTAAAACCTAATAGTTTTTGAGCGCCATCAATTCCTATACCAGGGCCGCTAACTACTTCTGCTCTTGCTGTTTTTTTTTCTACATAAAACAATTCGTTATACAATCCTTTTGCAGATTGTTGCTTTTCTGAAAAAATCAACAATACAGCATTTGGTTCTCTAGAACCTGTTAAATAATAAAAATTAGGATCTTGATGGTAAAGGTAATCAACATCATTAGCCCTGTTTCTACTGGGGTTTGCAAAGAAAACTGCTACAGAATTATTTGGCATTTTTGAACGCAAAAGAGCTCTTCTTTCTTTATGAAATTTACTAGGAAGAAAATCTTTTGGTAAATCTTTTCCTTGAGAAAAGCTAAACATTGTTGTAAATAGCAAAAGTGCAATTAGAATTTTTTTGGTGTCCATTTTTAAAAAGTTTTAGAAAGTTGATCTCTCAAATGTACTGTTATTTCAAATAAAAAATTCTTGTTTATAAGCAATATTAACAAAATATTAGTGAATATCACAAAAACTAATTCCAGTTACATAGAACTATAATTCTACATTTTTAATACATTAGCGAAAAATTTCATCAAACAAAAAAACAGACTAATTTAGAATGAAAAACACTGCACTAACTCACGTACACGAAGCTTTAAATGCTAAAATTGTTCCTTTTGCTGGTTACAATATGCCGGTTTCTTATGAAGGAATTAACATTGAACACGAAACCGTTAGAAAAGGTGTTGGAGTTTTTGATGTGAGTCATATGGGTGAGTTTTTAGTTGAAGGAGAAAACGCCTTGGCTTTAATACAAAGAGTTACGTCTAATGATGCTTCCAAATTAGCCATTGGTGATGCACAATACAGTTGTTTTCCGAATGAAGATGGCGGAATTGTAGATGATTTAATTTGTTATAGAATAAAAGAAAATCAATATTTATTAGTAGTAAATGCCTCTAATATTGATAAAGATTGGAATTGGATTTCTACTTACAATGCAGCATTTGGAGCGGATTTAAAGAATGTTTCTGACAATTATTCTTTATTGGCAATTCAAGGTCCAAAAGCGATTGAAGCAATGCAATCGTTAACTTCTATTGATTTGGCTGAAATTCCTTTTTACAAATTTAAAATTGGTGATTTCGCAGGTGTAGAACACGCAATTATTTCTGCTACGGGTTATACCGGTTCTGGCGGATTTGAAATCTATGTAAAGAATGAAGCTGCTGAAAGTGTTTGGAACAAGGTTTTTGAAGCTGGAGCAGATTTCGGAATCAAACCAATTGGATTGGCTGCTAGAGATACCTTACGTTTAGAAATGGGCTATTGTTTATACGGAAATGACATCAACGATACGACGTCTCCTATTGAAGCTGGTTTGAGTTGGATTACAAAATTTACAAAAGATTTTGTAAACTCAGAAAACTTAAAAGCACAAAAAGAAAACGGAATTACAAATAAATTGGTTGCATTCGAATTACTAGAACGCGGAATTCCAAGACACGATTACGAAATTGTTGATGCAGAAGGAACTGCAATCGGAATTGTAACTTCAGGAACCATGAGTCCATCTTTAGGAAAAGGAATCGGAATGGGGTATGTAACTAAAGAAAATTCAAAATTAGATACAGAAATCTTTATTCAAGTTCGTAAAAAAGCAATTCCTGCTAAAGTGGTGAAATTGCCTTTTTACAAAGGATAAAAAACAGACAAGCATAAAAAAAGCCTACTTAATTAAGTAGGCTTTTTTAGTTAATACTGTGTAGGTTTCTTTGCCATTTCTGGGGTAAAAAAAGACTTGAAATGCTTAAAATCTTTTTCTTTATCATCAGTAGTATAATAGGGTTCAGAGATTTTTACCTGCTTGTTCTTAAAATCTAAAGTTGCCATTACAATAGGCACCTTTGCTCCTTTTGCTATATAATAAAACCCTGTTTTCCACTTTGCTATTTTTTGTCTTGTACCTTCTGGAGATAACGCCAATCTAAATTCGTCTTTTGTATGAAACACATGTACAATGGCATCTACCAAGTTATTACTTTGAGAGCGATCAACAGGTGCGCCCCCCAAACCTCTAAAAATAAAACCAAACGGAGCTTTAAATAAAGAATCTTTGCCAATAAAATTAATCTTTATACCTGAAGTATTTCTTGCTAAAATTCCGATTGGAAAATCTTGCCAACTTGTGTGAGGTGCAGCAATTACTACATATTTTTTAATGTCTTTTGGGAAATTGTTTACTAGTTTCCACCCTAGAATGGTATTAAAAATAAATTTTGATATCATGAAGCATTAATAAGTTTACAAATAAAAGACATATTATTATGTACACAAATATAAAACTCTTAATTTTAAATCTTTAAAAGATTCTATCAAAAGTTATGGAAATTACCTTACAAATACTGATGCTGATTGGTTTAGCTGCAACCCTATTTTACCTCTACAAAACAACCAATGGCAATGCTACTAAAAAACCTGATGACGAAGCCTTCAAAATGCAACAACAGTTAAATGAACAATTGCGAGTTGAATTGCAAAATCTGAGAGATGAAAAGGACTCTTTAACTATTGAGAACACAAAAAATCAAGCCGATAACGCTAATCTTAAAGAAAAACTAGAGGTCAACAAACAAGAAGTAGAAAAGCTACAAGAAAGGTTTACCAAAGAGTTTGAAAACTTAGCAAACAAAATATTGAACGATAATTCAAAAACCTTTAAAGAACAAAATAAAGAAAGTATTGAGGGAATTCTAAATCCGTTAAAAGAAAGAATTGACGGCTTTGAAAAGAAAGTAGCCGAGTCTCAAAAAGAAAGTATCGGTATGCATTCTGCACTAAAAGAACAACTACGTGGATTAAAAGACTTAAATCTACAAAT encodes:
- a CDS encoding VF530 family protein; its protein translation is MIEPQPNNPLHGIKLADILEHLHAKYGWEEMGEMINVNCFRNNPTMKSSLKFLRRTPWARDKVEKLYLRSIK
- a CDS encoding aminopeptidase P N-terminal domain-containing protein; translated protein: MDTKKILIALLLFTTMFSFSQGKDLPKDFLPSKFHKERRALLRSKMPNNSVAVFFANPSRNRANDVDYLYHQDPNFYYLTGSREPNAVLLIFSEKQQSAKGLYNELFYVEKKTARAEVVSGPGIGIDGAQKLLGFKNVFYGKDFATISVDFSKFDKVIFEDFKNDVRDDKRTDADLYDLILTFKTKISYQTSSDKIPASDKNIKLATNIDVTAVKGLMATLREVKTKEELVLLKKAVRISAMGQVEIMKAMHPKMSETEVQGIHEFVYKKYGAEYEGYPSIVGAGNNGCILHYQENNKMSLKNDLVLMDLGAEYRGYTADVTRTIPANGKFSKEQKLIYDLVYEAQEAGIAQYIIEGKISTPGLTARKIINEGLYKLGIIKSVDEKHPYFPHGTSHHIGLDVHDPGNYTTFAEDMVLTMEPGIYIPEGSKCDKKWWGIGVRIEDDILITKNGPIILSADAPRKSDEIEKMMQQKSIFETYTLPDLDKK
- the gcvT gene encoding glycine cleavage system aminomethyltransferase GcvT; its protein translation is MKNTALTHVHEALNAKIVPFAGYNMPVSYEGINIEHETVRKGVGVFDVSHMGEFLVEGENALALIQRVTSNDASKLAIGDAQYSCFPNEDGGIVDDLICYRIKENQYLLVVNASNIDKDWNWISTYNAAFGADLKNVSDNYSLLAIQGPKAIEAMQSLTSIDLAEIPFYKFKIGDFAGVEHAIISATGYTGSGGFEIYVKNEAAESVWNKVFEAGADFGIKPIGLAARDTLRLEMGYCLYGNDINDTTSPIEAGLSWITKFTKDFVNSENLKAQKENGITNKLVAFELLERGIPRHDYEIVDAEGTAIGIVTSGTMSPSLGKGIGMGYVTKENSKLDTEIFIQVRKKAIPAKVVKLPFYKG
- a CDS encoding 1-acyl-sn-glycerol-3-phosphate acyltransferase, producing MISKFIFNTILGWKLVNNFPKDIKKYVVIAAPHTSWQDFPIGILARNTSGIKINFIGKDSLFKAPFGFIFRGLGGAPVDRSQSNNLVDAIVHVFHTKDEFRLALSPEGTRQKIAKWKTGFYYIAKGAKVPIVMATLDFKNKQVKISEPYYTTDDKEKDFKHFKSFFTPEMAKKPTQY